The DNA segment AGATTCAGGGTATACTCGTGCCGCGAGAGCCATCCAGGGCCGGAACAAGACCACCGACGCAGGCCGCAACGCGTCGCGAGGCGGATCCGAGGGGTAATTCATGAAGATCTCAACCAGGCAGTCTTTGGTGCTCGGCTTGACGTTGGTCCTATCTGTAGCAAATATCGGACTCTTTGTGGTTGGTGTTCGATGGGCGCACGAGGTCATGTCAGAACTGTCGGCGAACTCTGAAGATGAATCCGTCCTCAACGCAGCCGAGAGGGTCGATCAAGCCTACGGTATCGTTGTGAATGTTTTTCAGGTTGCAGTTTGGAGCGCTTGCCTACTCGGTGGTCTTGTTCTTCTCGGGCGTACCGTTCAAGGGTGGAAGAGAGCTGCGCACGCCGAAGAAATGGCCAAGGTTCGATCGTACACTCGAAACGTAGGGTGGACGAGTCGAGCGGACAGAAGGAGGCGCAGTAGGGGACGAAGGAAGAGGTCTTCGAGAGCCACCGGATAACACTTGGACAAGGCATCCTCGCGGTTATAGATATATCTGCGTGGCTGCCCTGCCTCCTGAATAGAACTTCACGGGAGAACATCGATGACGACGTGGATCGCACTCTTTCGGGGTATCAATGTCGGCGGGAAGAACATCCTGCCGATGGCGAAGCTCAAGATCGATCTCGCATCACTGGGGCTCAAGAACGTACGCACGTACATCCAGAGCGGCAATGTCGTTTTCGAATCCACAGCGAAGAGCGCTTCGTCACTCGCCGCGAAGATCGCCGGGCGGGTCGAGAAGCAGCACGGATTTCGACCGCATGTCCTGCTCCTCAGCCGCGAAGATCTGCTAGCCTCGATCGATTCCAATCCTTTTCCGCAGGCGGTGTCCGACCCTAAAACGCTCCATTTTTCTTTCCTCCTGGAGCCACCGGCCGACCCGGACCTGAAGGCGCTCGAGGACGCCAGATCGCCGACCGAGAACTATAGATTGATAGATCGCGTCTTCTATCTCCATGCTCCGGATGGGGTCGGCCGTTCCAAGCTTGCCGCGAATGCGGAGAAGCGCCTGGGTGTCGTGACGACGGCTCGAAACTACCGGACGGTCAATAAACTCCTGGAAATGGTAACGCCATCATGACGAACACACCTAAATTGACGCCATCCTCATCCGGAGTTTCGCCCTTTCAGGGCGAGTCTCAGGGGCCCGGTAACCCGGGGCTCGCGCTACGTCGCTGCGCTCCTTCGCGCGGCCCCGGGCTATACGCTTGCGCCCTTTCAGGGCGGGGGCCTCGGCGGTTTGAGGCGGATCGCCGGGCCCACCGGTAAACCTCCACGAGCTCGACGACGCGACCGGCAATGCCGAGCTGGCGGAAAGATCCGCTCGCAGCCGGTCCGCTCACAGCGCGGCTCGACTTTTGCCACGGGCTGTTAGTACGCGTTGTGCCAGATGCCGCTGCGGAGCGTCA comes from the bacterium genome and includes:
- a CDS encoding DUF1697 domain-containing protein translates to MTTWIALFRGINVGGKNILPMAKLKIDLASLGLKNVRTYIQSGNVVFESTAKSASSLAAKIAGRVEKQHGFRPHVLLLSREDLLASIDSNPFPQAVSDPKTLHFSFLLEPPADPDLKALEDARSPTENYRLIDRVFYLHAPDGVGRSKLAANAEKRLGVVTTARNYRTVNKLLEMVTPS